From the genome of Thermogutta terrifontis, one region includes:
- a CDS encoding proline--tRNA ligase, giving the protein MLWSKTFIPTLKEIPEGAEIPSHVLMLRAGLINQVMAGAYTYLPLGLRALRKAERIVREEMDAAGAVELLMPSLSPLSLWERTGRDKAFGDVLIRVELKRQNRKVNSVLGPTHEEIVTDLVAHHISSYRQLPITLYQISPKFRNEERPRFGVLRTSEFLMKDAYSFDTSLEGLNRSYEAMYRAYCRIFDRCCLAYIPVEAESGPIGGEASHEFMVPANNGEDKIVHCAACGYAANLERAEIGPRRPEQPAVTEPAPLERVPTPGASSIDQVSRFLNCRPEDLIKTLIYLADGQPVAVLIRGDHEANENKIRRALRAKEIQLADPATIERVTGAPVGFAGPVGLKEKLTIIADYDIQFMRNAITGANEADTHLKGVNLGRDFNVERFADLRCAQDNDPCPRCSGILRLRPAIEVGHVFKLGTKYSEALSARFLDPSEQLKPIIMGCYGIGINRILAALIETTHDENGIIWPVALAPYEVVIVPVNVADEKSREAAFQLYNAFQKENIEVILDDRDVRAGVKFKDVDLIGFPMRVVVGERGLAQGNVEVKWRWEKAPQLMPLDKVVAEVSAWIREERETGARFKAALYGSNG; this is encoded by the coding sequence ATGTTGTGGTCCAAGACTTTCATCCCAACACTGAAGGAAATCCCCGAGGGCGCTGAAATTCCCAGCCATGTGCTCATGTTACGGGCGGGACTCATCAATCAGGTCATGGCTGGTGCCTACACTTACCTGCCACTGGGACTGCGTGCGCTGCGGAAGGCCGAGCGAATCGTTCGTGAAGAAATGGACGCAGCGGGGGCCGTGGAGTTGCTCATGCCGAGTTTGAGTCCCCTGTCTCTCTGGGAACGAACCGGCCGCGACAAGGCCTTTGGAGACGTTCTCATTCGGGTTGAGTTGAAACGGCAAAACCGGAAGGTGAATTCCGTGCTGGGGCCGACCCACGAAGAAATTGTCACCGATTTAGTGGCCCACCATATTTCGAGCTACCGCCAGCTCCCCATCACGCTCTATCAAATCTCTCCGAAATTCCGCAACGAGGAGCGACCGCGTTTCGGTGTTCTGCGGACCAGCGAGTTCCTCATGAAAGACGCCTACAGTTTCGACACTTCACTGGAAGGCCTCAACCGCAGTTACGAGGCGATGTATCGCGCCTATTGTCGTATTTTTGACCGGTGTTGCCTGGCGTACATTCCGGTGGAGGCCGAAAGTGGTCCCATCGGAGGGGAAGCCAGTCATGAATTCATGGTGCCAGCCAATAACGGTGAGGACAAGATTGTCCACTGCGCTGCGTGCGGTTACGCCGCGAATCTGGAACGTGCCGAGATCGGTCCGCGAAGACCGGAGCAGCCTGCTGTAACGGAACCGGCTCCTTTAGAACGAGTTCCAACTCCCGGTGCCAGCTCGATTGATCAGGTCAGCCGGTTTTTGAACTGTCGTCCCGAGGATTTGATCAAGACACTCATTTATTTGGCTGATGGTCAACCCGTAGCCGTGCTCATCCGCGGAGACCACGAGGCGAATGAGAATAAAATCCGTCGTGCTTTGCGGGCAAAGGAGATCCAGCTCGCGGATCCGGCGACCATCGAACGTGTCACCGGCGCACCGGTGGGATTCGCAGGTCCTGTAGGACTTAAGGAAAAGCTCACGATTATCGCGGATTATGATATTCAGTTCATGCGCAACGCGATCACGGGGGCGAATGAAGCTGACACCCACCTGAAGGGGGTCAATCTTGGACGGGATTTCAACGTTGAGCGTTTCGCGGACCTTCGTTGTGCCCAGGATAACGACCCCTGCCCCCGGTGCAGCGGGATCCTTCGGCTCAGGCCGGCCATCGAGGTGGGTCACGTATTCAAGCTGGGGACGAAATACTCAGAAGCTCTCTCCGCCCGCTTTCTCGATCCCAGCGAGCAACTTAAGCCGATTATAATGGGCTGCTACGGTATCGGCATTAATCGCATTCTCGCAGCTCTCATCGAGACTACTCACGATGAAAACGGTATCATCTGGCCGGTGGCACTGGCACCCTACGAGGTGGTCATTGTGCCTGTGAATGTGGCCGATGAAAAATCGCGCGAAGCGGCATTCCAGCTTTATAATGCCTTCCAAAAAGAGAATATCGAGGTCATTCTGGATGACCGGGATGTCAGGGCCGGGGTCAAGTTTAAAGATGTCGATCTCATCGGATTTCCGATGCGCGTGGTGGTGGGTGAGCGAGGTCTCGCGCAGGGAAATGTCGAGGTGAAATGGCGTTGGGAGAAGGCCCCGCAGCTCATGCCCCTGGACAAGGTTGTTGCGGAAGTTTCCGCGTGGATTCGCGAAGAAAGGGAAACCGGTGCTCGGTTTAAGGCTGCTTTGTACGGCAGCAACGGATGA
- a CDS encoding 3'-5' exoribonuclease YhaM family protein — protein sequence MTRKFVSHLRPEESVNEIYLVSSRQLRPNRNGVLYLQMRLSDRTGSVDARLWNADQSLLERVVPGGYVRVEGVTQVYQGNLQIILSRVKPVAAEEVDPADFLPLTQQKLDQNLNYLAQILRSVENPHLRALLEVFLTDEGFMAKLAKVPAGISFHHAYPGGLVVHLVTMLELAQTMVLLYPAVNRDLLLVGVFLHDIGKTAELAADFESNYTDEGQLVGHLALGLEMLNEAIPKAEELVGEQFPSELRLRLKHMILSHHGEYEFGSFRLPMTPEAVALHCLDYLDSRMAACLERIQSDPLPDGTWTSYCSVLNRKFYKGSGWAAPGDHQT from the coding sequence ATGACTCGAAAATTTGTCAGTCATCTTCGGCCGGAAGAAAGTGTGAATGAGATCTACCTCGTCTCGAGCCGTCAACTGCGGCCCAATCGCAACGGGGTTTTGTATCTTCAGATGAGATTGTCGGATCGCACGGGTTCCGTGGACGCTCGGCTGTGGAACGCCGACCAGAGCCTCCTTGAGCGCGTCGTTCCCGGTGGTTATGTCCGAGTGGAAGGCGTGACCCAGGTTTATCAAGGGAATCTCCAAATTATTCTGTCTCGAGTGAAACCGGTGGCGGCCGAGGAAGTGGACCCTGCCGATTTCCTTCCGCTGACCCAGCAGAAGCTGGACCAGAACCTTAACTATTTAGCCCAGATTCTTCGCTCCGTGGAAAATCCGCATCTAAGAGCGCTCTTGGAGGTCTTTCTTACCGATGAGGGGTTCATGGCGAAGCTCGCCAAGGTCCCGGCCGGAATCAGCTTCCACCACGCTTATCCGGGAGGACTTGTGGTTCATCTGGTGACCATGCTGGAACTCGCACAGACCATGGTCCTGCTGTATCCGGCGGTCAATCGGGATCTTCTGCTGGTAGGGGTGTTTCTCCACGATATTGGAAAAACCGCTGAGCTGGCTGCCGATTTTGAATCCAATTACACGGATGAAGGTCAACTGGTGGGCCACCTAGCCCTTGGATTGGAGATGCTCAATGAGGCAATTCCCAAAGCAGAAGAGTTGGTCGGGGAACAGTTTCCCAGCGAGTTGCGGCTTCGTCTGAAGCATATGATCCTGAGCCATCACGGGGAGTACGAATTTGGAAGTTTTCGACTTCCAATGACTCCTGAAGCAGTGGCGCTCCACTGCCTGGACTATTTGGACTCGAGAATGGCAGCATGCCTGGAGAGGATCCAAAGCGACCCGCTCCCGGATGGAACGTGGACTTCCTATTGCTCGGTGCTCAATCGGAAATTCTACAAAGGCTCAGGCTGGGCAGCCCCCGGAGATCACCAGACCTAG
- a CDS encoding IS630 family transposase: MDKVHVRPITCYERQELHRMKRQLSNHVNSRHARIVLLSAGGVRNREIAQRVDCTPQWVRRIIHRFNQGGLEAISWHPYYQAGGSPRKFLAEVVEQIVEVALSSPKALIGMTQWSLSKLREYLVSQKIVAYISLEWLRTLLKRCGIRWRRTKTWKESTDPEFWPKYRRIRRLYQRRPAVGRRICVDEFGPLNLQPRHGRCLAKAGTKRVERLRATYRRTSGVRHFLAAYDLETGTLLGRFYSRKTWIEFLRFLRWLRRRYPQSETLHIVMDNYSPHLKEEVWAWARANNVKFYLTPSNASWLNRIECQFTGLKKFALDNSDYRSHEEQEQAIRRYLAWRNGRRAIAVEPWRSSLRRNAPSTCRAAA, from the coding sequence ATGGACAAGGTTCATGTTCGCCCGATCACCTGCTACGAGCGACAAGAGCTCCATAGAATGAAACGACAATTGTCTAATCATGTCAATAGCCGTCATGCGCGGATTGTGCTGCTCTCCGCCGGCGGGGTTCGCAACCGCGAAATTGCCCAGCGGGTCGACTGCACGCCGCAGTGGGTGCGACGGATCATTCACCGCTTTAACCAAGGCGGGCTGGAGGCGATCAGTTGGCATCCGTACTACCAGGCTGGTGGCAGCCCACGCAAATTCCTCGCCGAGGTGGTCGAGCAGATCGTCGAGGTGGCCCTTTCCTCGCCGAAGGCCTTGATCGGGATGACACAATGGTCGCTGAGCAAGTTGCGGGAGTATCTGGTGAGCCAGAAGATCGTTGCGTACATCAGCTTGGAGTGGCTGCGCACGTTGCTGAAGCGTTGTGGCATTCGCTGGCGGCGGACCAAGACGTGGAAGGAGTCAACGGACCCGGAGTTTTGGCCTAAATACCGGCGAATTCGCCGACTTTACCAGCGTCGGCCGGCGGTGGGTCGGCGGATTTGCGTCGATGAGTTTGGCCCCCTGAATCTCCAGCCACGCCATGGCCGTTGCCTGGCCAAAGCGGGGACCAAGCGGGTCGAGCGTTTGCGAGCCACCTACCGCCGCACCAGTGGAGTTCGCCATTTCCTGGCGGCCTACGACCTGGAAACGGGCACGTTGTTGGGCCGGTTCTACAGCCGGAAAACCTGGATCGAGTTCTTGCGATTTCTCCGGTGGCTCCGGCGGCGTTACCCGCAGAGCGAAACGTTACACATCGTGATGGACAACTACAGTCCCCATCTGAAGGAAGAGGTCTGGGCATGGGCCCGGGCGAACAATGTGAAGTTTTACCTTACCCCGTCCAATGCGTCATGGCTGAATCGGATCGAGTGCCAGTTCACGGGACTGAAGAAGTTTGCCCTGGACAATAGCGACTATCGGAGTCATGAAGAACAGGAGCAAGCTATCCGGAGGTATTTGGCTTGGCGCAACGGCCGCCGTGCGATAGCCGTCGAGCCTTGGCGATCCTCCCTCCGAAGAAACGCCCCATCCACCTGCCGCGCAGCAGCCTAA